The following are from one region of the Rhizobacter sp. AJA081-3 genome:
- a CDS encoding YheT family hydrolase, whose product MQQYRSPRWLPGGNAQTIWPALFGQRHRGPRIAFRRERWTTPDADFIDADWLGEDTTAPLLVMFHGLEGSTRSHYAQAFADWARRHGWRFVMPHFRGCSGELNLAPRAYHSGDFEEIGWMLGQAKLRHAGPIAAVGVSLGGNALLRWAEEAGGTASATAKAVAAISSPIDLAAGGHAIGRGFNRLVYTRMFLRTMKPRALAKLAQHPGLFSREKLLAARDLYEFDNVFTAPLHGFRDTDDYWARGSAKPHLARIHIPALVLNALNDPFVPGSSLPRAHEVGERVTLWQPTHGGHVGFPGGRWPGHVMTLPEQVMGWLARHL is encoded by the coding sequence GTGCAGCAGTACCGTTCGCCCCGCTGGCTGCCCGGCGGCAATGCGCAGACGATCTGGCCGGCGCTGTTCGGCCAGCGGCACCGCGGCCCGCGGATCGCGTTCCGCCGCGAGCGCTGGACGACACCCGACGCCGACTTCATCGATGCCGACTGGCTGGGGGAAGACACCACCGCGCCGCTGCTGGTGATGTTCCACGGCCTCGAAGGCTCGACGCGCAGCCACTACGCGCAGGCCTTCGCCGACTGGGCGCGCCGCCACGGCTGGCGCTTCGTGATGCCGCACTTCCGCGGCTGCTCGGGCGAGCTGAACCTGGCACCGCGTGCCTACCACTCGGGCGACTTCGAGGAGATCGGCTGGATGCTCGGCCAGGCGAAGCTGCGCCACGCCGGGCCGATCGCCGCCGTCGGTGTCTCGCTGGGCGGCAACGCGCTGCTGCGCTGGGCCGAGGAGGCCGGCGGCACGGCGTCGGCCACCGCGAAGGCGGTCGCCGCGATCAGCTCGCCGATCGACCTGGCCGCCGGCGGCCACGCCATCGGCCGCGGCTTCAACCGGCTCGTCTACACGCGCATGTTCCTGCGCACGATGAAGCCGCGCGCGCTGGCCAAGCTGGCGCAGCACCCGGGCCTGTTCAGCCGCGAAAAGCTGCTTGCCGCGCGCGACCTCTACGAGTTCGACAACGTCTTCACCGCGCCGCTGCACGGATTCCGCGACACCGACGACTACTGGGCGCGTGGCTCGGCGAAGCCGCACCTGGCGCGCATCCACATCCCGGCGCTGGTGCTCAATGCCCTGAACGACCCCTTCGTACCCGGCAGCAGCCTGCCGCGCGCGCACGAAGTCGGCGAGCGCGTCACGCTGTGGCAGCCGACGCATGGCGGGCACGTGGGCTTCCCCGGCGGTCGCTGGCCCGGTCACGTGATGACCCTGCCCGAGCAGGTGATGGGCTGGCTCGCCCGCCATCTTTGA
- a CDS encoding SgcJ/EcaC family oxidoreductase, giving the protein MPRIKPPLPPSTPDEIEQQLYEALQRADIEALMAVWSDDDEIVCVHPGGPRMVGAAAIRASFEALFANGAIDVRPEKVRRLQALNCAVHSVQERVNVPTEQGPKAAWVMATNVYVKSSRGWALAAHHASPGSPREAQDAAEAGSTLH; this is encoded by the coding sequence ATGCCGCGCATCAAGCCCCCGCTGCCGCCGTCGACTCCCGACGAGATCGAGCAGCAGCTCTACGAGGCCCTGCAGCGCGCCGACATCGAGGCGCTGATGGCGGTGTGGTCCGACGACGACGAGATCGTCTGCGTGCACCCCGGCGGCCCGCGCATGGTCGGCGCCGCGGCGATCCGCGCCTCGTTCGAGGCCCTGTTCGCCAACGGGGCGATCGACGTGCGGCCGGAGAAGGTGCGCCGGCTGCAGGCGCTGAACTGCGCGGTGCACAGCGTGCAGGAGCGCGTCAACGTGCCCACCGAGCAAGGCCCCAAGGCGGCCTGGGTGATGGCCACCAACGTCTACGTGAAGTCGAGCCGCGGCTGGGCGCTGGCGGCGCACCACGCCAGCCCCGGCTCGCCGCGCGAGGCGCAGGACGCCGCCGAAGCCGGCTCGACGCTGCACTGA